From Watersipora subatra chromosome 8, tzWatSuba1.1, whole genome shotgun sequence, a single genomic window includes:
- the LOC137401845 gene encoding uncharacterized protein, giving the protein MVRNRKTSAKGKIADSVFELAIKEFIDSKLSLRAASESYVIPKSTLARAVTKRRKAGEASVTYQPRWDNRRVFSNEHEVMLESYLVEGAKHHAGLTKVMMRQFAYEYAKKLNLKYPSFWDKNEKAGEDWIYSFMKRHPNLSVRTPEATSLSRATCFNRSNVSAFFVNLEAVLLKYKFEANQIYNMDETALTTVHKPPKVIARKNSKQVGLATSAERGTLVTLVGSINAQGSFIPPFLIFPRVNFKNSMLNGTPPGSRGAAHVSGWMNQEIFLQWLEHFAKHAKCSHQHPVLLLMDNHTSHVSISAIESAKEKGIILLTFPPHCSHKLQPLDRTIYGPLKRYYNDSCTRWMLNNPARTISIHEIGALLGESFNRAFTPSNILSGFRVSGVFPYKPDIFGDDVYLASEVTNRPAPENMVTPSTSQDYPIAAPAVNQALPAEPVYSSPSTSQVVTTPKDPTPLEVRPFPKAPPRQNQRKRKTAKSLVLTDTPVKERLERERNEQRAKKTSKRVKKKVIEDVEVSDSSEDERQEVELNTRFEKEDTSEDDGDNGVVEMDSETDSTEYNTGDYVLVKFTVTGKQKLVKHYGGIIVEMESSDMTLSVSFFKTVPGAKPTFVKSEPEDLALVDPSDILLKLPSPNITGGTSRLSERMAFPISLAQYF; this is encoded by the exons ATGGTTCGAAACAGAAAAACCAGCGCCAAAGGAAAGATTGCTGATTCAGTGTTTGAATTAGCTATCAAAGAATTTATTGATAGCAAGCTAAGCCTAAGAGCCGCATCTGAAAGTTATGTCATTCCGAAGTCAACCCTGGCAAGAGCGGTGACGAAGCGACGTAAGGCTGGAGAAGCTAGTGTTACATACCAACCACGTTGGGACAACAGACGTGTGTTTTCCAATGAACACGAAGTAATGCTGGAGTCATACCTTGTTGAGGGAGCAAAACACCACGCAGGCCTCACCAAAGTCATGATGCGCCAATTCGCGTATGAATACGCGAAAAAACTAAATCTAAAATACCCAAGCTTCTGGGATAAAAACGAGAAAGCAG GGGAGGACTGGATATACTCTTTTATGAAAAGGCATCCCAACTTGTCAGTTCGCACACCCGAAGCTACGAGTCTGAGTCGGGCCACTTGCTTTAATCGAAGTAATGTATCGGCATTTTTTGTTAACCTAGAAGCTGTACTTCTGAAGTATAAATTTGAGGCCAATCAAATTTACAATATGGATGAAACGGCTCTGACTACCGTTCACAAGCCTCCTAAAGTTATTGCACGCAAAAACTCCAAACAAGTTGGTCTCGCTACCTCTGCTGAAAGAGGTACTCTTGTAACACTTGTTGGTTCCATTAATGCTCAAGGTTCTTTTATCCCACCATTCCTCATATTCCCACGAGTCAACTTCAAGAATTCCATGCTAAATGGCACCCCACCTGGAAGCAGAGGTGCCGCTCATGTATCTGGTTGGATGAATCAGGAGATATTTCTACAATGGCTGGAGCACTTTGCTAAGCATGCTAAATGTTCTCATCAGCATCCCGTGCTGCTACTCATGGACAATCATACAAGCCATGTATCTATTTCAGCCATAGAGTCCGCTAAAGAGAAAGGCATTATTTTACTAACGTTCCCTCCCCATTGTAGTCACAAGCTACAGCCTTTAGACCGCACCATTTATGGCCCCCTAAAGCGCTACTACAATGACAGCTGTACGCGCTGGATGTTGAATAATCCTGCCCGGACAATATCCATACATGAGATCGGCGCCTTACTCGGTGAGAGCTTCAACAGGGCATTTACACCATCGAATATCTTATCCGGTTTTCGTGTGTCTGGTGTCTTTCCGTATAAGCCAGACATTTTTGGTGACGACGTGTATCTCGCCTCAGAAGTCACAAACCGTCCAGCTCCCGAGAACATGGTTACACCATCTACCAGCCAGGATTATCCGATAGCAGCTCCTGCAGTGAACCAAGCACTACCAGCAGAGCCAGTCTATTCATCCCCATCAACCAGCCAAGTTGTAACTACCCCTAAAGACCCTACACCATTAGAAGTACGGCCATTCCCGAAAGCCCCTCCACGACAAAACCAAAGAAAAAGGAAAACTGCAAAGTCACTAGTTTTGACAGACACCCCAGTAAAAGAAAGACTCGAAAGGGAACGCAACGAACAGAGGGCCAAGAAAACATCTAAAAGAGTGAAGAAGAAGGTTATTGAGGATGTGGAGGTCAGTGATAGCAGTGAGGATGAGCGCCAAGAGGTCGAATTGAACACTAGGTTTGAGAAAGAGGACACTAGCGAGGATGACGGAGATAATGGGGTTGTTGAAATGGACAGTGAAACGGATTCAACAGAATATAACACCGGAGATTATGTGCTTGTAAAGTTCACAGTTACTGGCAAACAGAAGCTTGTAAAGCACTATGGTGGAATCATCGTCGAGATGGAGAGTTCTGATATGACATTAAGTGTGTCGTTCTTCAAAACTGTTCCTGGTGCCAAGCCTACATTTGTTAAATCAGAGCCAGAAGACTTAGCACTAGTCGACCCCAGTGACATTCTATTAAAGCTTCCATCACCGAATATCACTGGTGGAACAAGCAGACTCTCAGAGAGAATGGCCTTCCCTATTAGTTTGGCACAATATTTCTAG